From the Daucus carota subsp. sativus chromosome 8, DH1 v3.0, whole genome shotgun sequence genome, one window contains:
- the LOC108197481 gene encoding pentatricopeptide repeat-containing protein At5g41170, mitochondrial-like isoform X2 → MIRCYCKKDDPFEAHRVLNEMIEKGFQPNVAIFTDLINSFSKRGRMQKAFEVVQVMRSYKCEPTTHTYNCLLKGLCYVGRIEEAYKMLINMKKKSCSKPDIYTYTAVMNGFCKVGRSDEALELLDEAVEMGLIPNVVTYNTLFNGYFKEGRPLEGIGLLNKMKMTNCKPDHISYSTLLHGLLKWGEIYSAFSIYKEMVSVDLQVEERMMNTLLRGLCRRSRTDRDLLSSAHEVFDRMKSRGYVIYSCAYELAIEAFCMGKQMDKALATLHEMIECGHSPRSITVNNVIRVQNNLVESFRILFLMHEKSRMAFEFPFDILIDECNRKGFFMSSCTLYGAALKRGVVPHGKPGDCSAELR, encoded by the coding sequence ATTAGGTGTTATTGCAAGAAAGATGATCCCTTTGAAGCTCACAGAGTTTTAAATGAGATGATCGAGAAAGGGTTTCAACCCAATGTTGCTATTTTCACTGACCTGATTAATTCTTTTAGCAAAAGGGGGAGAATGCAAAAGGCCTTTGAGGTTGTACAAGTCATGAGGAGTTATAAATGTGAACCCACAACTCATACATATAATTGTCTCTTGAAGGGGTTGTGTTATGTGGGAAGGATAGAAGAAGCTTATAAGATGCTCATCAACATGAAGAAGAAATCTTGTAGCAAACCAGATATTTATACTTATACAGCAGTGATGAATGGATTTTGTAAAGTGGGTCGGTCGGATGAGGCTCTGGAATTGCTTGATGAAGCCGTGGAGATGGGATTAATTCCGAATGTGGTCACTTACAACACTCTGTTTAATGGGTATTTTAAGGAGGGCAGGCCGCTAGAGGGTATTGGTTTGTTGAACAAAATGAAGATGACAAATTGCAAGCCTGATCACATTAGTTATAGCACACTTTTACATGGCTTGCTCAAGTGGGGTGAGATTTATTCAGCATTCAGCATTTACAAGGAAATGGTGAGTGTTGATTTGCAAGTGGAGGAGAGGATGATGAACACACTGCTAAGAGGCTTGTGCAGGAGATCGAGGACGGACAGAGATTTATTAAGCAGTGCACATGAGGTGTTTGACAGAATGAAGAGCAGAGGTTATGTTATTTATTCTTGCGCGTATGAGCTAGCCATTGAAGCCTTCTGCATGGGGAAACAGATGGACAAAGCTCTTGCGACTCTGCATGAGATGATCGAGTGTGGACATTCTCCAAGGTCGATCACAGTCAACAATGTCATTCGAGTTCAGAATAATCTCGTAGAGTCCTTCAGGATTTTATTCTTGATGCATGAAAAGAGTAGAATGGCATTTGAGTTTCCATTTGACATATTGATTGATGAATGCAATCGAAAGGGCTTCTTTATGTCTTCTTGTACTTTATATGGTGCAGCACTCAAAAGAGGTGTTGTTCCACATGGGAAGCCTGGAGATTGTTCTGCTGAATTAAGATAA
- the LOC108198955 gene encoding V-type proton ATPase subunit E2 → MNDADVSKQIQQMVRFIRQEAEEKANEISVSAEEEFNIEKLQLFEAEKKKIKQDYERKLKQVDIRKKIDYSTQLNASRIKVLQAQDDIVTALKDATTKELLRVSQDNNLYKKLLKGLILQSFLRLKEPAVLLRCREVDLSLVESVLEEAKREYADKAKLKAPAVTLDKRVYLPPPPTSAGSLGLSCSGGVVVASLDGKIVCENTLDARLDIVFKQKLPQIRRGLFG, encoded by the exons ATGAACGATGCAGATGTATCGAAACAGATACAGCAGATGGTGAGATTCATTCGGCAGGAAGCCGAAGAGAAGGCCAATGAGATCTCCGTTTCTGCTGAGGag GAATTTAACATTGAGAAACTACAACTCTTTGAAGCTGAAAAGAAAAAGATCAAACAAGATTACGAGCGGAAGCTGAAGCAGGTCGATATTCGTAAGAAAAT TGACTACTCCACGCAGCTTAATGCTTCCCGTATCAAGGTTTTACAAGCTCAAGATGATATTGTCACTGCATTGAAAGACGCTACAACCAAGGAGCTTTTACGTGTTTCCCAGGATAACAATCTATATAAGAAGCTTCTTAAAGGCTTAATTCTACAG AGTTTTCTGAGGCTGAAAGAGCCAGCTGTGTTGCTTCGGTGTAGAGAGGTAGATCTTTCACTCGTTGAATCTgttttggaggaagcaaaaCGAGAGTATGCAGACAAAGCTAAACTAAAAGCCCCTGCAGTAACGCTTGACAAGCGGGTTTATCTCCCTCCGCCTCCCACTAGCGCAGGCAGCCTTGGTCTTTCCTG CTCTGGTGGAGTGGTTGTGGCTTCACTGGATGGAAAGATTGTTTGTGAGAATACTTTGGACGCTCGTTTGGACATTGTATTCAAGCAGAAATTACCACAG ATCCGAAGGGGCCTTTTCGGTTAA
- the LOC108199970 gene encoding B3 domain-containing protein Os07g0679700 isoform X4, translating into MASQICMNSLCGAPILNSSSRLGWPLRSGAAFAILCHNCGTLYDQLAFCDVFHSDHTGWRDCISCGKRLHCGCIASTSLLEILDTSGVICIRCAKTSPIQPFLPPQNHNTSRSMPPSGDTRNKCLSKYTQLSAGCGSPLDVKTKTDKKTPEVEDVYGSPVQTDLTISLATESITTHSLPITASKPVLTAGLDPNARTMSQMRVARLPVEGRIKSQLLPRYWPRITEQELQQISGDSNSTIVPLFEKILSASDAGRIGRLVLPKACAEAYFPPISQPEGIPVRIQDVKGKEWVFQFRFWPNNNSRMYVLEGVTPCIQSMKLQAGDTVTFSRMDPEGKLLMGFRKASNNIIMQDSHSTGKHNGSFASEPFSSSDVDNLPLRNGYSGLLQSMNGSTDSHLKAFSKHFSPSSEDAWHFTDKHGGRGMIGSLAPTLLAPERKRSKKIGSTSKRLLIDNQDALELKLTWDEIQEMLHPPASMQPTTVTIEDHEFEEYEAPPVLGKRSIFTSRSSGEQEQWTTCDCCFKWRRLPSDFLLPPLWRCQDNVWDHSRCSCSAPDELSPSELDQLLKMNNGGR; encoded by the exons ATGGCTTCTCAAATATGCATGAACTCGTTGTGCGGCGCTCCTATCCTCAATTCCAGTTCCAGACTAGGCTGGCCTCTGCGATCCGGTGCTGCCTTTGCCATTCTTTGTCACAACTGCGG GACTTTGTATGACCAGCTGGCCTTCTGTGACGTTTTTCATTCAGATCACACTGGCTGGAGAGACTGCATTTCCTGTGGCAAG CGTCTACATTGTGGATGCATTGCGTCGACCTCTTTGCTTGAGATACTTGACACCAGCGGTGTCATTTGTATTAGGTGTGCCAAAACTTCGCCAATTCAACCT TTCCTTCCACCTCAGAATCATAATACATCCAGATCCATGCCCCCATCAGGAGATACTAGGAATAAATGTTTATCAAAGTACACCCAATTATCTGCTGGATGTGGATCACCCCttgatgtcaaaacaaaaacAGATAAAAAGACTCCAGAGGTTGAAGATGTTTATGGATCACCTGTGCAGACAGACTTGACTATTTCCTTGGCTACTGAATCTATAACCACACATTCATTACCAATTACG GCATCAAAGCCTGTTCTTACTGCAGGACTGGACCCAAATGCTAGGACTATGTCACAAATGCGTGTAGCAAGGCTGCCTGTTGAGGGACGAATTAAAAGTCAGTTGCTTCCTCGTTATTGGCCCAGAATAACTGAGCAAGAGTTGCAGCAAATATCTGGAGA CTCAAATTCCACCATTGTcccattatttgaaaaaattctgAGTGCTAGTGATGCTGGTCGTATCGGTCGTTTGGTACTCCCGAAAGCATGCGCAGAA GCATATTTTCCACCAATCTCTCAACCTGAAGGCATTCCCGTGAGAATTCAAGATGTAAAGGGAAAAGAATGGGTTTTCCAGTTCAGATTTTGGCCGAATAATAACAGCAGAATGTATGTTTTGGAGGGTGTGACTCCTTGCATACAGTCCATGAAATTACAAGCTGGAGATACTG TAACATTTAGTCGCATGGATCCAGAAGGAAAACTTCTTATGGGATTTCGCAAAGCCTCGAATAATATTATAATGCAG GATTCCCATTCCACTGGCAAACATAACGGGTCTTTTGCAAGCGAGCCTTTCTCATCGAGCGATGTTGATAATCTACCACTTAGGAATGGTTACTCTGGTCTTCTCCAATCAATGAATGGAAGCACAGATTCTCATCTAAAGGCATTTTCAAAACATTTCAGCCCATCTAGTGAAGATGCTTGGCACTTCACTGATAAGCATGGAGGCCGGGGGATGATTGGTTCCTTGGCACCGACATTGCTGGCTCCTGAGAGGAAGAGAAGTAAAAAAATTGGGTCAACGAGTAAGAGGTTGCTCATTGATAACCAAGATGCCCTAGAGCTGAAACTCACTTGGGACGAAATACAGGAAATGCTACACCCTCCTGCCAGTATGCAGCCAACCACTGTTACAATTGAAGACCACGAATTTGAAGAGTATGAA GCGCCACCTGTTTTGGGAAAGAGGAGCATTTTTACTTCCCGGTCATCTGG GGAGCAAGAGCAATGGACGACATGCGATTGCTGCTTTAAGTGGCGAAGGTTGCCATCTGATTTCCTTCTCCCTCCCTTATGGAGATGTCAGGACAATGTGTGGGATCACAGCAG GTGTTCATGTTCTGCACCAGATGAATTGAGCCCTTCGGAACTTGATCAACTTCTCAAAATGAACAATG GAGGACGTTAG
- the LOC108199970 gene encoding B3 domain-containing protein Os07g0679700 isoform X5: MASQICMNSLCGAPILNSSSRLGWPLRSGAAFAILCHNCGTLYDQLAFCDVFHSDHTGWRDCISCGKRLHCGCIASTSLLEILDTSGVICIRCAKTSPIQPFLPPQNHNTSRSMPPSGDTRNKCLSKYTQLSAGCGSPLDVKTKTDKKTPEVEDVYGSPVQTDLTISLATESITTHSLPITASKPVLTAGLDPNARTMSQMRVARLPVEGRIKSQLLPRYWPRITEQELQQISGDSNSTIVPLFEKILSASDAGRIGRLVLPKACAEAYFPPISQPEGIPVRIQDVKGKEWVFQFRFWPNNNSRMYVLEGVTPCIQSMKLQAGDTVTFSRMDPEGKLLMGFRKASNNIIMQDSHSTGKHNGSFASEPFSSSDVDNLPLRNGYSGLLQSMNGSTDSHLKAFSKHFSPSSEDAWHFTDKHGGRGMIGSLAPTLLAPERKRSKKIGSTSKRLLIDNQDALELKLTWDEIQEMLHPPASMQPTTVTIEDHEFEEYEAPPVLGKRSIFTSRSSGEQEQWTTCDCCFKWRRLPSDFLLPPLWRCQDNVWDHSRCSCSAPDELSPSELDQLLKMNNVFC, from the exons ATGGCTTCTCAAATATGCATGAACTCGTTGTGCGGCGCTCCTATCCTCAATTCCAGTTCCAGACTAGGCTGGCCTCTGCGATCCGGTGCTGCCTTTGCCATTCTTTGTCACAACTGCGG GACTTTGTATGACCAGCTGGCCTTCTGTGACGTTTTTCATTCAGATCACACTGGCTGGAGAGACTGCATTTCCTGTGGCAAG CGTCTACATTGTGGATGCATTGCGTCGACCTCTTTGCTTGAGATACTTGACACCAGCGGTGTCATTTGTATTAGGTGTGCCAAAACTTCGCCAATTCAACCT TTCCTTCCACCTCAGAATCATAATACATCCAGATCCATGCCCCCATCAGGAGATACTAGGAATAAATGTTTATCAAAGTACACCCAATTATCTGCTGGATGTGGATCACCCCttgatgtcaaaacaaaaacAGATAAAAAGACTCCAGAGGTTGAAGATGTTTATGGATCACCTGTGCAGACAGACTTGACTATTTCCTTGGCTACTGAATCTATAACCACACATTCATTACCAATTACG GCATCAAAGCCTGTTCTTACTGCAGGACTGGACCCAAATGCTAGGACTATGTCACAAATGCGTGTAGCAAGGCTGCCTGTTGAGGGACGAATTAAAAGTCAGTTGCTTCCTCGTTATTGGCCCAGAATAACTGAGCAAGAGTTGCAGCAAATATCTGGAGA CTCAAATTCCACCATTGTcccattatttgaaaaaattctgAGTGCTAGTGATGCTGGTCGTATCGGTCGTTTGGTACTCCCGAAAGCATGCGCAGAA GCATATTTTCCACCAATCTCTCAACCTGAAGGCATTCCCGTGAGAATTCAAGATGTAAAGGGAAAAGAATGGGTTTTCCAGTTCAGATTTTGGCCGAATAATAACAGCAGAATGTATGTTTTGGAGGGTGTGACTCCTTGCATACAGTCCATGAAATTACAAGCTGGAGATACTG TAACATTTAGTCGCATGGATCCAGAAGGAAAACTTCTTATGGGATTTCGCAAAGCCTCGAATAATATTATAATGCAG GATTCCCATTCCACTGGCAAACATAACGGGTCTTTTGCAAGCGAGCCTTTCTCATCGAGCGATGTTGATAATCTACCACTTAGGAATGGTTACTCTGGTCTTCTCCAATCAATGAATGGAAGCACAGATTCTCATCTAAAGGCATTTTCAAAACATTTCAGCCCATCTAGTGAAGATGCTTGGCACTTCACTGATAAGCATGGAGGCCGGGGGATGATTGGTTCCTTGGCACCGACATTGCTGGCTCCTGAGAGGAAGAGAAGTAAAAAAATTGGGTCAACGAGTAAGAGGTTGCTCATTGATAACCAAGATGCCCTAGAGCTGAAACTCACTTGGGACGAAATACAGGAAATGCTACACCCTCCTGCCAGTATGCAGCCAACCACTGTTACAATTGAAGACCACGAATTTGAAGAGTATGAA GCGCCACCTGTTTTGGGAAAGAGGAGCATTTTTACTTCCCGGTCATCTGG GGAGCAAGAGCAATGGACGACATGCGATTGCTGCTTTAAGTGGCGAAGGTTGCCATCTGATTTCCTTCTCCCTCCCTTATGGAGATGTCAGGACAATGTGTGGGATCACAGCAG GTGTTCATGTTCTGCACCAGATGAATTGAGCCCTTCGGAACTTGATCAACTTCTCAAAATGAACAATG